Proteins encoded in a region of the Synechococcus sp. BIOS-U3-1 genome:
- a CDS encoding FAD-binding oxidoreductase, with the protein MTSSLPAKEQTLTGWGCTDATTAEVVQPERLDQISHLLQNAPPRSVISRGLGRAYGNPAQCEAGTVIDLAQLNHIQLDTESGTLLAGSGASLDSILQVIVPAGFFLPVTPGTRFVTVGGAIAADVHGKNHHREGSFASHVLEVKLLDGEGHERLLRPNDPNSSAAFWATCGGMGLTGVIVEARFELIPITTSLISVDTQRYGDLESLMTAMVEGDDRYRYSVAWVDSLHGPGRGVLTRGDHANLDQWNDQKSTSENPLFYDPKALGTAPSLLPGGLLNNWTVRAFNEAWFRKAPRRREGELQAITPFFHPLDGVNNWNRIYGPSGFLQYQFVVPDSAGDLVGRCLAALRKIGAPSFLTVLKRFGEGNQGPLSFPMPGWTLAADVPAAVPGLMETLDELDQLVADAGGRLYLAKDSRQSATMFARSYPGLEAWRRERDQLDPRHVFESDLSRRLAI; encoded by the coding sequence ATGACAAGCAGCCTTCCAGCAAAGGAACAGACCCTCACTGGGTGGGGATGCACAGACGCCACGACTGCCGAAGTAGTGCAACCGGAACGGCTTGATCAAATCAGCCACCTACTTCAAAACGCACCTCCCCGCAGCGTGATCAGCCGAGGACTCGGTCGCGCCTACGGCAATCCCGCACAGTGCGAAGCAGGCACTGTCATTGATCTGGCCCAGTTGAACCACATCCAACTGGACACCGAGAGCGGCACCCTATTGGCGGGAAGTGGAGCCAGTCTTGACTCCATCCTCCAGGTGATTGTGCCTGCAGGCTTCTTTTTACCAGTGACCCCAGGGACACGCTTTGTCACTGTGGGCGGCGCAATCGCCGCCGACGTTCATGGCAAAAATCATCATCGCGAAGGAAGCTTCGCCAGCCATGTACTGGAGGTCAAGCTCCTAGACGGTGAAGGGCATGAACGGCTGCTTCGCCCTAACGACCCAAACAGCTCAGCTGCTTTCTGGGCCACTTGCGGTGGAATGGGGCTCACCGGAGTGATTGTTGAGGCACGCTTTGAGCTCATCCCGATCACGACATCACTGATCAGCGTGGACACGCAGCGCTATGGGGATCTTGAAAGCCTCATGACAGCAATGGTTGAGGGCGATGACCGTTACCGCTACAGCGTGGCCTGGGTCGACAGCTTGCATGGACCTGGTCGAGGCGTCCTGACACGAGGGGATCACGCCAACCTGGATCAATGGAACGACCAGAAATCAACCAGCGAAAACCCTCTTTTTTATGACCCCAAGGCTTTGGGGACCGCTCCATCGCTGCTGCCGGGTGGTCTGCTCAACAATTGGACAGTACGGGCTTTCAACGAAGCTTGGTTCCGCAAAGCACCGCGAAGAAGAGAAGGGGAGCTACAAGCCATCACACCGTTTTTTCATCCTCTCGACGGAGTGAACAACTGGAACCGCATTTATGGACCTAGTGGGTTTCTTCAATATCAATTTGTTGTTCCAGACAGTGCTGGAGATCTTGTAGGTCGTTGTCTCGCTGCACTACGCAAAATTGGTGCTCCCAGTTTCTTGACTGTGCTGAAACGCTTCGGCGAGGGCAATCAAGGACCTTTGTCTTTTCCCATGCCGGGATGGACCTTGGCGGCAGACGTCCCCGCAGCCGTTCCAGGCCTGATGGAAACACTCGACGAGCTAGATCAACTGGTTGCTGATGCCGGCGGTCGGCTGTACCTCGCGAAGGATTCCAGACAATCAGCAACGATGTTTGCCCGCTCTTATCCCGGACTGGAAGCCTGGAGACGAGAACGCGACCAATTGGATCCACGCCATGTGTTCGAATCCGACCTATCCCGCCGTCTGGCGATCTGA
- a CDS encoding NAD-dependent epimerase/dehydratase family protein: MKIFIPGGAGLVGLNLIARLQDDHPNWHLIVVDKKREAVAIAQNLFPKVTFLEEDLCCLEGQDWPLQLQGCSACVMLQAEIGNTDSSQFERNNVHSTLTVLEALKRHPIPRLIHISSSVVNSVATDLYTSTKRQQEELVRDARPDAVVLRPTLMFGWFDRKHLGWLARFMRKLPVFPIPGSGRFIRQPLYVGDFCALIERCLESPELHGSYDITGLEKVSYISLMRQLRQAVRARTWMIHLPIPLFGFLLQCWALISRQPAFTRSQLTALTAGDEFDVIDWPDIFQVTPTPLADALRITYQDPRYSQLEMPF, from the coding sequence ATGAAGATCTTCATTCCCGGCGGTGCCGGACTCGTCGGCCTCAATCTGATCGCCCGCCTGCAAGACGATCACCCAAACTGGCATTTGATTGTGGTCGACAAGAAAAGAGAAGCTGTTGCGATCGCGCAGAATTTATTCCCAAAGGTCACCTTTTTAGAGGAAGACCTGTGTTGTCTGGAAGGACAGGATTGGCCTCTGCAACTTCAAGGTTGTTCAGCCTGCGTGATGCTCCAAGCTGAGATTGGCAATACCGACAGCAGCCAGTTCGAGCGCAACAACGTGCACAGCACGCTCACGGTGCTGGAAGCCCTCAAGCGTCATCCCATCCCTCGACTCATTCACATCAGCAGTTCTGTCGTCAACTCCGTGGCAACAGACCTCTACACCAGTACGAAACGACAACAAGAGGAGTTAGTGCGCGACGCTCGGCCAGATGCTGTGGTTCTACGACCTACCTTGATGTTCGGTTGGTTTGACCGGAAGCATCTTGGATGGCTCGCACGGTTCATGCGCAAACTGCCGGTGTTTCCAATTCCAGGATCTGGTCGGTTCATTCGCCAGCCGCTCTACGTCGGAGATTTCTGCGCTTTGATCGAACGATGTCTTGAGTCTCCCGAGCTACACGGCAGCTATGACATCACCGGGTTGGAAAAAGTGAGTTACATCAGCTTGATGCGCCAACTCAGGCAGGCTGTTCGGGCTCGCACCTGGATGATTCACTTGCCGATCCCACTGTTCGGATTTCTGCTCCAATGCTGGGCGTTAATCTCCCGCCAACCTGCCTTCACCCGCTCCCAGCTCACAGCCCTGACAGCTGGTGATGAATTTGATGTGATCGACTGGCCAGACATCTTTCAGGTGACACCAACACCCCTGGCAGATGCGCTGAGGATCACCTATCAAGATCCGCGTTATTCCCAACTGGAGATGCCGTTCTGA
- a CDS encoding SDR family NAD(P)-dependent oxidoreductase — protein sequence MTFKSAWILGSTSTTAQAIIRELARQGCLRFHLIARDTERNQAFSEELSTQNDLINITTEHVDLGNISSTPIDPPSSFDLYLITAGCMGNADLARVNSTQAQLITQVNYTGLIPWLTAIVSEDRIRQPGALWIFSSVAADRGRPSNYHYGAAKAGLTRFCEGLLLRCQGHPFSIRILKAGFITSPMTDGKAPPLLCTAPEKIAKDLLRKPQRRGIEYIPWWWDPVMKLIRRLPAPLASKL from the coding sequence ATGACGTTTAAATCAGCATGGATCCTTGGCAGCACGAGTACAACTGCTCAAGCAATCATCCGCGAACTGGCCAGGCAGGGCTGCTTACGTTTTCACCTAATAGCTCGTGACACTGAACGTAATCAGGCATTTTCTGAAGAACTGAGCACACAAAATGATCTCATCAACATCACGACCGAACATGTTGATCTTGGGAACATTTCGTCCACTCCAATCGATCCGCCATCTTCCTTCGACCTTTACTTAATCACGGCTGGATGCATGGGGAATGCAGATCTTGCCCGAGTCAACAGCACACAGGCTCAGCTGATCACACAAGTCAATTACACAGGATTAATTCCCTGGCTCACAGCAATCGTGAGCGAAGATCGTATACGACAACCGGGTGCTCTCTGGATTTTTTCATCCGTTGCAGCTGACCGAGGTCGCCCCTCCAACTACCACTACGGCGCTGCGAAGGCAGGATTAACCCGGTTCTGTGAGGGTCTGCTTCTGCGCTGTCAGGGTCATCCCTTCTCAATTCGCATTCTCAAAGCGGGCTTCATCACCTCCCCGATGACAGACGGCAAAGCACCGCCTTTGCTCTGCACAGCTCCAGAAAAGATTGCTAAAGATCTCCTTCGCAAGCCGCAACGCAGAGGCATCGAATACATCCCATGGTGGTGGGATCCGGTGATGAAACTGATTCGTCGTCTACCAGCTCCATTGGCTTCCAAACTCTGA
- a CDS encoding decaprenyl-phosphate phosphoribosyltransferase gives MTSITILTSASRVRQWSKNLLVFAAAIFSREQSFDIWWSCGLACLSFCFISSSIYLLNDILDLDADRNHPIKRFRPIASGKFSIKTAVILSMGWCVASLLLAWSVNWGVVGSIVLYGFVQLGYCFGLKRQPLIDLFCIASGFLLRAIAGVAAASGTWSPWFLLTVGLLALFLAVEKRKAELRTALDRGVITRKVLLRYSLPLLQRLESIVASSSFMAYALWSAGPALNGAETSWMLLSIPFVLAGIFRYQLLSDPEESERRFQDSPDKTTEKPEEILLNDRGIQLTLIGWLITTTSVNLLDRFGMLP, from the coding sequence AATCATTCGATATTTGGTGGTCATGCGGACTTGCCTGCCTAAGCTTCTGCTTTATATCGAGTTCAATTTATCTCCTCAACGATATCCTCGATCTGGATGCCGACCGCAATCATCCAATCAAACGATTCCGTCCCATTGCATCAGGGAAATTTTCAATCAAGACTGCTGTCATTCTGTCAATGGGCTGGTGCGTCGCCAGCCTGCTGCTTGCATGGTCAGTTAATTGGGGCGTGGTTGGCAGCATCGTTCTCTATGGCTTCGTTCAGCTCGGTTACTGCTTTGGCCTGAAACGCCAACCACTCATTGATCTCTTCTGCATCGCATCGGGCTTCCTTCTGCGTGCAATTGCAGGTGTTGCCGCAGCCTCTGGCACCTGGTCTCCGTGGTTTTTGCTCACCGTTGGATTGTTGGCATTATTTTTAGCGGTTGAGAAACGGAAAGCCGAACTTCGCACAGCTCTCGATCGCGGTGTAATCACACGCAAGGTTCTTCTACGCTATTCATTGCCATTACTGCAGAGGCTCGAATCAATCGTCGCCAGCAGCAGCTTCATGGCCTATGCACTATGGAGCGCCGGCCCCGCCCTCAACGGTGCCGAAACCAGTTGGATGCTCCTGAGCATTCCATTCGTTCTTGCAGGAATTTTTCGCTATCAATTGCTGAGCGACCCAGAAGAGTCTGAGAGACGCTTTCAAGATTCACCTGACAAGACAACTGAAAAGCCTGAAGAGATACTACTCAACGATAGGGGAATACAGCTAACCCTAATAGGCTGGCTAATTACCACTACAAGTGTTAACTTACTAGACAGATTCGGGATGCTGCCATGA